The following proteins come from a genomic window of Campylobacter coli 76339:
- a CDS encoding Phosphoglycolate phosphatase, translating to MKKTILFDLDGTLIDSTDAILNSFQGAFKILGLTPKNNEEIKNLIGHPLEHMFKFLYHDKANLSEEFVLAYREIYSQIYLEQTTLLPKAKEALELAFEIADLGIVTTKGGKFTPLLLEHLGVKKFFKVLITLEDVTNPKPHAEPILLALKKMQKTQENAYMIGDTILDIQAAMAANVTPLALSCGYGNEDELKLHSMVFPSAYKSVLYIKNN from the coding sequence ATGAAAAAAACTATTTTATTTGACTTAGATGGCACTTTAATTGATTCTACTGATGCCATCTTAAATTCTTTCCAAGGAGCTTTTAAGATCCTTGGATTAACTCCAAAAAATAATGAAGAAATCAAAAACCTCATAGGTCATCCTTTAGAGCATATGTTCAAATTTCTTTATCATGATAAGGCGAACTTGAGTGAAGAATTTGTCTTAGCTTATCGTGAAATTTACTCACAAATTTATTTGGAGCAAACCACTCTTTTACCTAAAGCAAAAGAAGCCTTGGAATTAGCTTTTGAAATCGCAGACTTGGGTATAGTTACAACTAAGGGTGGAAAATTTACTCCATTGTTGCTAGAGCATTTAGGGGTAAAAAAGTTCTTTAAGGTTTTAATAACACTTGAAGATGTAACAAATCCGAAACCTCACGCAGAACCTATACTTTTAGCCTTAAAAAAGATGCAAAAAACTCAAGAGAATGCCTATATGATAGGCGATACGATCCTAGATATCCAAGCAGCAATGGCAGCAAATGTTACCCCTTTGGCTTTGAGTTGTGGCTATGGGAATGAAGATGAGTTAAAGCTCCATTCTATGGTGTTTCCAAGCGCTTACAAATCGGTTTTATATATAAAAAATAATTAA
- a CDS encoding Pyruvate-flavodoxin oxidoreductase, translating into MGKIMKTMDGNEAAAYAAYAFTEVAGIYPITPSSPMADYTDMWAAAGKKNLFGVPVKIVEMQSEAGAAGTVHGSLQTGALTTTYTASQGLLLKIPNMYKIAGQLLPCVIHVAARSLAAQALSIFGDHQDIYAARQIGFAMLCSHSVQETMDLAGVAHLCAIKGRVPFLHFFDGFRTSHEIQKVEVMDYAHFDRLLDRKALLEFRNSALNPENPKTRGTAQNDDIYFQTREVSNRFYDALPDVVNEYMQEISKITGREYKPFTYYGHEEPERIVIAMGSVTQTLEEVVDYLNSKGEKVGIVKVYLYRPFSLKYFFDVMPKSVKKIAVLDRTKEPGSLGEPLYLDIKSAFYGKENAPVIVGGRYGLSSKDVDPAQMIAVFENLKLDNPKDGFTVGIIDDVTHTSLQTGEKISLGDESAIECLFYGLGADGTVGANKNSIKIIGDKTDFYAQAYFAYDSKKSGGYTRSHLRFSKKPIRSTYLVSTPHFIACSVAAYLEIYDVLAGIRKGGTFLLNSIWNAEETIRQLPDAVKKTLAEKEVNFYIINATKLARDIGLGNRTNTIMQSAFFKLAKIIPYEDAQKYMKELAYKSYSKKGDAIVEMNYKAIDVGADGLVKVEVDPSWKNLEIKEKEQTNAYKGTEFVEKIVKPMNAAKGDELPVSTFLGYEDGSFEHGTTEYEKRGVGVMVPRWIEANCIQCNQCASVCPHAVIRPFLINDEEMAKAPRGVKDHALEAKGTKGEKLSFKIQVSPLDCTGCELCVHECPTKEKSLVMVPLQEEMDFGEQENADYLFKEITYKDDILNKESTKGAQFAQPLFEFHGACPGCGETPYITLITRLFGERMIVANATGCSSIYGGSAPSTPYRKSVKNGHGPAWGNSLFEDNAEFGLGMKIATENTRYRIENIMNENMQKVPNALAALFKEWIANKDKGAESVEIKDKMIPILEQNTDIKAVQDILNLKHFLSKKSHWIFGGDGWAYDIGYGGLDHVLASGENVNILVLDTEVYSNTGGQSSKSSRTGAVAQFAAAGKPIQKKDLGQIAMTYGYIFVAQVNSTANYSHLIKAIMAAEAYDGPSLIICYSPCIAHGIKGGLGYSGEQGELATKCGYWPLYTFDPRLEEQGKNPLTMVGKEPDWDLYESFLMNEVRYNSLKKSNPEHAKELFERNKKDAQRRYRQLKRIAMADFSNELES; encoded by the coding sequence ATGGGTAAAATTATGAAAACTATGGATGGAAACGAGGCAGCTGCATATGCTGCGTATGCCTTTACCGAAGTAGCCGGTATTTATCCTATTACACCTAGCTCCCCTATGGCTGATTATACCGATATGTGGGCAGCTGCGGGTAAGAAAAATCTTTTTGGTGTTCCAGTAAAAATTGTTGAAATGCAAAGTGAGGCAGGTGCAGCAGGTACTGTGCACGGATCGCTACAAACAGGAGCTTTAACCACAACTTATACAGCTTCTCAAGGTTTATTGCTCAAAATTCCAAATATGTATAAAATCGCAGGTCAATTACTCCCCTGTGTTATCCATGTAGCAGCGCGTTCTTTAGCAGCACAAGCTTTATCTATCTTTGGTGATCATCAAGATATTTATGCTGCAAGACAGATTGGTTTTGCTATGCTTTGTTCGCACTCTGTACAAGAGACTATGGACTTAGCTGGGGTAGCGCATTTATGTGCGATTAAAGGAAGAGTGCCGTTTTTACACTTCTTCGATGGCTTTAGAACTTCACACGAAATTCAAAAAGTTGAAGTAATGGATTATGCACATTTTGATAGATTATTAGATCGCAAAGCTTTACTTGAATTTAGAAATAGTGCTTTAAATCCTGAAAATCCTAAAACACGTGGAACAGCTCAAAACGATGATATTTATTTTCAAACAAGAGAGGTAAGCAACCGTTTCTATGATGCTTTACCAGATGTTGTAAATGAATATATGCAAGAAATTTCAAAAATCACAGGTAGAGAATATAAACCATTTACTTATTATGGACATGAAGAGCCTGAAAGAATTGTTATAGCTATGGGTTCTGTGACTCAAACTCTTGAAGAAGTTGTGGATTATCTTAATTCTAAGGGTGAAAAAGTAGGGATTGTAAAGGTTTATCTATATCGTCCATTCAGTTTAAAATACTTCTTTGATGTTATGCCAAAATCTGTGAAAAAAATAGCTGTTTTAGATAGAACTAAAGAGCCAGGAAGTCTTGGAGAGCCTTTATATCTTGATATCAAATCAGCTTTCTATGGCAAAGAAAATGCTCCTGTTATCGTAGGAGGAAGATATGGACTTTCTTCTAAAGATGTCGATCCTGCGCAAATGATAGCGGTGTTTGAAAATCTTAAGCTTGATAATCCAAAAGATGGCTTTACAGTTGGGATTATCGATGATGTTACTCACACTTCTTTGCAAACAGGAGAAAAGATTTCATTAGGAGATGAAAGTGCTATAGAATGTTTATTTTATGGACTAGGTGCAGACGGTACTGTGGGTGCTAATAAAAATTCTATTAAAATCATCGGAGATAAAACAGATTTTTATGCACAAGCGTATTTTGCTTATGATTCTAAAAAATCAGGGGGTTATACAAGAAGCCATTTAAGATTTTCTAAAAAGCCAATCCGTTCAACCTATCTTGTTTCAACTCCACATTTCATCGCTTGTTCGGTAGCGGCTTATCTTGAAATTTATGATGTTTTAGCAGGAATTCGAAAAGGAGGAACTTTCCTTTTAAATAGTATTTGGAATGCTGAAGAAACTATAAGACAACTTCCAGATGCAGTTAAGAAGACTTTGGCTGAAAAAGAAGTGAATTTTTATATCATCAATGCTACAAAACTTGCTCGTGATATAGGACTTGGAAATCGTACAAATACTATCATGCAATCTGCCTTTTTCAAACTTGCAAAAATCATTCCTTATGAAGATGCTCAAAAATATATGAAAGAGCTAGCTTATAAGTCTTATAGCAAAAAAGGTGATGCTATTGTAGAGATGAATTACAAAGCTATTGATGTAGGAGCAGATGGACTTGTAAAAGTAGAAGTTGATCCAAGCTGGAAAAATTTAGAAATCAAAGAAAAAGAACAAACCAATGCCTATAAGGGTACTGAATTTGTTGAAAAGATCGTTAAGCCTATGAATGCAGCAAAAGGGGATGAATTACCTGTATCTACTTTCTTAGGTTATGAAGATGGAAGCTTTGAGCATGGAACGACTGAATATGAAAAACGTGGCGTTGGGGTAATGGTACCAAGATGGATAGAGGCTAATTGTATCCAATGTAATCAATGTGCTTCTGTATGTCCGCATGCGGTTATTAGACCATTTTTGATCAATGATGAAGAAATGGCCAAAGCTCCAAGAGGAGTAAAAGATCACGCTTTAGAAGCTAAGGGAACTAAAGGTGAAAAATTAAGTTTCAAAATTCAGGTTTCTCCACTTGATTGTACAGGCTGTGAGCTTTGTGTGCATGAGTGTCCTACTAAAGAAAAATCTTTGGTTATGGTTCCTCTTCAAGAAGAAATGGATTTTGGTGAGCAAGAAAATGCAGATTATTTATTTAAAGAAATTACTTACAAAGATGATATCTTAAATAAAGAAAGTACCAAAGGAGCGCAGTTTGCTCAGCCTTTATTTGAATTCCATGGAGCATGTCCAGGCTGTGGTGAAACTCCTTATATCACTTTGATTACAAGATTGTTCGGTGAAAGAATGATTGTTGCTAATGCTACGGGATGTAGTTCGATTTATGGAGGTTCGGCTCCTTCTACCCCTTATAGAAAAAGTGTGAAAAATGGACACGGTCCTGCTTGGGGAAATTCATTGTTTGAAGATAATGCTGAATTTGGCTTGGGCATGAAAATTGCCACTGAAAATACAAGATATCGTATTGAAAATATTATGAATGAAAATATGCAAAAAGTACCTAACGCTTTAGCAGCATTATTTAAAGAATGGATTGCTAATAAAGACAAAGGCGCAGAATCAGTGGAAATCAAAGATAAGATGATACCTATTTTAGAGCAAAACACTGATATTAAAGCTGTTCAAGATATTTTAAATTTAAAACATTTTCTAAGTAAAAAATCTCACTGGATTTTTGGTGGTGATGGTTGGGCCTATGATATAGGTTATGGTGGGCTTGATCATGTTTTAGCAAGCGGTGAAAATGTAAATATTTTAGTGCTTGATACAGAAGTGTATTCAAATACAGGGGGTCAAAGTTCAAAATCTTCAAGAACAGGTGCAGTTGCACAATTTGCTGCTGCAGGAAAACCTATACAGAAAAAAGATTTAGGTCAGATTGCTATGACTTATGGTTATATTTTTGTAGCGCAAGTTAATTCTACTGCAAATTACAGCCATTTAATCAAAGCTATTATGGCAGCTGAAGCTTATGATGGCCCTTCTTTGATTATATGCTATTCTCCTTGTATCGCTCATGGTATTAAGGGTGGACTTGGATATTCAGGTGAGCAAGGTGAGCTTGCTACAAAATGTGGTTATTGGCCTCTTTATACTTTTGATCCAAGATTAGAAGAGCAGGGTAAAAATCCTTTAACTATGGTAGGAAAAGAGCCTGATTGGGATCTTTATGAGAGCTTTTTAATGAACGAGGTGCGTTATAATTCTTTGAAAAAATCAAATCCAGAGCATGCAAAAGAATTATTTGAACGCAATAAAAAAGATGCACAGCGCCGCTATAGACAACTTAAAAGAATTGCTATGGCTGATTTTAGTAATGAGCTCGAGAGCTGA
- a CDS encoding Transformation system protein encodes MLSYEDFEEYFKILNTKQSIELGNLQNPFFNPTFEKIKEIKITAIILDRVKINNKWYKKGDKIGEAVITDITTKEIILRYDTLDFKIVFKNNGKINIY; translated from the coding sequence TTGTTATCATATGAGGATTTTGAAGAATATTTCAAGATTTTAAATACAAAGCAGAGTATAGAGCTTGGAAATCTTCAAAATCCATTCTTTAATCCTACTTTTGAAAAAATCAAAGAAATAAAAATTACTGCTATTATACTTGATAGAGTAAAGATCAATAATAAATGGTATAAAAAGGGCGATAAGATAGGGGAGGCCGTGATTACTGATATTACTACGAAAGAGATTATTTTGAGATACGATACTTTGGATTTTAAAATAGTGTTTAAGAATAATGGCAAGATTAATATTTATTAA
- a CDS encoding MSHA biogenesis protein MshL, whose product MFDISINEDLSIEESLRELASYCSFSVVVKDTIAKEKLKTVQSSINIHQMSLDEIFKLFIEEQDLAYKFDGKVLKISALQTKIFKINYITSVREGQSITKASVDSKPRQSEYYNAFEDNEDNMIKSMEKFDFWQNIEKEIMILLSSSHENYDIKAPIVNPNAGLIIVTGTHSQLQRVKAYLQKLESRLKKQVIIDVSILAVNLNKNHSSGINWQNFNIGLNSQTSDNTNSFMQIQNGQGFVKNLGLRANLNFDSIVNFLSQSGKTSVLSNPKLMALNNQQAIISIGDTVNYQVKESSKGTENGTTVSESYSNYSIFIGILLNILPEISDDGKIMLRINPSLSDFKYPEDNKRQKEPRTIAPDTVQKKLSSVVQVENNQTLILGGLISHNRSQNNNSVNFLSKIPILGSLFRSENENSNITEIVFIITPSIVDNTHIPSLRELGFKYNE is encoded by the coding sequence TTGTTTGATATAAGTATAAATGAAGATTTGAGTATAGAAGAGAGCTTAAGGGAGCTTGCTAGTTATTGCTCTTTTAGTGTGGTGGTTAAAGATACGATTGCCAAAGAAAAATTAAAAACCGTTCAAAGCAGTATCAATATCCACCAAATGAGTTTAGATGAAATTTTTAAACTTTTTATAGAAGAACAAGATTTAGCTTATAAGTTTGATGGTAAGGTGTTAAAAATTTCTGCCTTGCAAACTAAAATTTTTAAAATCAACTATATCACTTCGGTAAGAGAAGGACAAAGCATAACCAAGGCTTCGGTGGATTCTAAACCAAGGCAAAGCGAGTATTATAATGCTTTTGAAGATAATGAAGATAATATGATTAAGAGCATGGAAAAATTTGACTTTTGGCAAAATATAGAAAAAGAAATTATGATTTTGCTTAGCTCTTCGCATGAAAACTATGACATAAAAGCACCTATAGTCAATCCAAACGCCGGACTTATTATCGTTACTGGAACGCATTCTCAGCTTCAACGCGTAAAAGCTTATTTGCAAAAGCTTGAAAGTCGTCTTAAGAAACAAGTTATTATAGATGTGAGTATACTTGCTGTAAATCTTAATAAGAATCATTCTAGTGGGATCAATTGGCAAAATTTTAATATAGGGCTAAATTCTCAAACAAGTGATAATACAAATTCTTTTATGCAAATACAAAATGGTCAAGGTTTTGTTAAAAATTTGGGTTTAAGAGCGAATTTGAATTTTGATTCTATTGTTAATTTTTTATCCCAAAGTGGAAAAACCAGTGTTTTGTCTAATCCTAAATTAATGGCTTTAAACAATCAACAAGCCATTATTTCCATAGGCGATACTGTGAATTATCAAGTAAAAGAAAGCTCTAAAGGCACTGAAAATGGTACAACAGTAAGTGAGAGTTATAGTAATTATTCTATTTTTATAGGAATTTTGCTCAATATTTTGCCCGAAATTTCTGATGATGGAAAAATTATGCTTAGAATCAATCCAAGTTTGAGTGATTTTAAGTATCCAGAAGACAATAAAAGACAGAAAGAGCCTCGTACTATCGCGCCTGATACAGTTCAAAAAAAGCTTTCAAGTGTGGTACAAGTAGAAAATAATCAAACTTTAATTTTGGGCGGACTCATTTCTCATAATCGCTCACAAAACAATAATTCTGTGAATTTTTTATCTAAAATTCCTATTTTGGGTTCTTTATTTAGAAGTGAGAATGAAAATTCCAATATCACAGAAATTGTTTTTATCATCACCCCAAGCATAGTAGATAATACACATATACCTAGTCTTAGGGAGTTGGGATTTAAATATAATGAATAA
- a CDS encoding MSHA biogenesis protein MshM: MNNIIAFRQECFNQINALLKNKALILLWGKSGSGKSVLLQRLALYHNEDFANQIFTDEKDFHKFIQDKKRKIIILDEVGMYSPNVLELIRVYSDQMSFVLSSHKKIDLFEKEHFKSRFSAMFWLQKPDINELSSYIKMKFDQELSQKSLKFLMKIYQGNLRYLDKILQSFCELNAYLNNKKSQDYILRLSALEQGFLK; this comes from the coding sequence ATGAATAATATAATTGCTTTTAGACAAGAATGTTTTAATCAAATCAATGCCTTGTTAAAAAATAAAGCTTTGATTTTACTTTGGGGTAAAAGCGGTAGTGGGAAAAGCGTTTTATTGCAAAGACTTGCGTTGTATCATAATGAGGATTTTGCTAATCAAATTTTTACAGATGAAAAAGATTTTCATAAATTTATACAAGATAAAAAACGAAAAATTATCATACTGGATGAAGTGGGGATGTATAGTCCTAATGTATTGGAACTTATTCGGGTTTATAGCGATCAAATGAGTTTTGTACTCAGTTCACATAAAAAAATCGATCTTTTTGAAAAGGAGCATTTTAAAAGTCGTTTTAGTGCTATGTTTTGGCTTCAAAAGCCTGATATAAATGAATTAAGCAGTTATATTAAAATGAAATTTGATCAAGAGCTTTCTCAAAAGTCTTTAAAATTTCTTATGAAAATTTATCAAGGTAATTTAAGATATTTAGACAAAATACTTCAAAGTTTTTGCGAGTTAAATGCTTATTTAAACAATAAAAAAAGTCAAGATTATATTTTGAGACTAAGCGCGTTAGAGCAGGGGTTTTTAAAATGA
- a CDS encoding Transformation system protein, translated as MNIEERVRELEDKYKRYLLKKYFKFLFIFAALVVCMVISFFVIQNFYKQKALALEALEYKKTLNHQIAQAQIANEKNKILQERLSKDENKDELKEELKTQIDIYSKLLNISDLKRNFYQNPSYEKAMNLAARYYENKDYEKSIFWSLKANDIDRKNSSSWILFSKAKQALGKDEEAKQVLDTYVSYYGLIEFDKEIDD; from the coding sequence ATGAATATAGAAGAGCGAGTGCGTGAGCTTGAGGATAAATATAAAAGATATTTATTGAAAAAATATTTCAAATTTTTATTTATCTTTGCTGCTTTGGTGGTGTGTATGGTTATAAGCTTTTTTGTGATACAAAATTTTTACAAGCAAAAGGCCTTAGCTTTGGAGGCTTTAGAATATAAAAAAACACTCAATCATCAAATCGCACAAGCACAAATTGCAAATGAAAAAAATAAAATTTTGCAAGAAAGATTATCCAAGGATGAAAATAAAGATGAGTTAAAAGAGGAGTTAAAAACTCAAATCGATATTTATTCTAAACTTTTAAATATAAGTGATTTAAAAAGAAATTTTTACCAAAATCCAAGTTATGAAAAGGCTATGAATTTAGCTGCTCGATATTATGAAAATAAAGATTATGAAAAGTCTATTTTTTGGTCTTTAAAGGCTAATGATATCGATAGAAAAAATTCATCTTCATGGATTTTATTTTCCAAGGCTAAACAAGCTTTAGGAAAAGATGAGGAGGCTAAGCAAGTCTTGGATACTTATGTGAGTTATTATGGTTTGATTGAATTTGATAAGGAAATAGATGATTGA
- a CDS encoding Type II secretion cytoplasmic ATP binding protein (PulE, ATPase), with the protein MIERFLFQDYINDKITLEQIYHEHKIDSESFLKALASDENISYSTLEELDLSLGEKFPCSFLLKFKILPILSKENTLYIASSKPCSLELLDEIRIFYEAKNIEVLIANEFKIMKFLYKFQVKEKLQNLSANLRLEWKENKYQNEQSYISQIFDFILDEILEFNPSDIHIEARENDALIRFRVDGILREFACLEKDIYEALVFHIKFLSQLNVAESRKAQDGNFELKIKENRYDFRISSLPLQNGESIVIRILKHNEEIVDLENLNLGEKNLTILKKALYNPYGMILLTGPTGSGKSTSLYACLNELKSIEKKIISVEDPIEYKMPLVQQILLNPKAGLEFNNALRAILRQDPDIIMIGEIRDEESLDIAIKASLTGHLLLSTLHTNNAISTIDRLIDMNAKPYLIASALRIIIAQRLVRKLCPKCKQKSTKIYEIKGDFFEAKGCEHCHHSGYQGRELISECLYIDEEIAQVIREGGYKNKILELAKAKGFQSMFEQGLQKAKEGITSIDELVRVLNEAL; encoded by the coding sequence ATGATTGAACGATTTTTATTTCAAGATTATATCAATGATAAAATCACCCTTGAGCAAATTTATCACGAGCATAAAATCGATAGTGAAAGTTTTTTAAAAGCTTTGGCTAGTGATGAAAATATTTCTTATTCTACTTTAGAAGAACTTGATCTTAGTTTGGGTGAAAAATTTCCATGTAGTTTTCTTTTGAAATTTAAAATTCTACCCATTTTGAGTAAGGAAAATACACTTTATATAGCAAGTTCCAAACCCTGTTCCTTAGAGCTTTTAGATGAAATTAGAATTTTTTACGAAGCTAAAAATATAGAAGTTTTGATCGCAAATGAATTTAAGATTATGAAATTTTTATATAAATTTCAAGTTAAGGAAAAGCTTCAAAATTTAAGTGCCAATCTTAGGTTAGAATGGAAAGAAAATAAATACCAAAATGAGCAAAGTTATATCAGTCAAATTTTTGATTTTATACTGGATGAAATTCTTGAATTTAATCCCAGTGATATACACATAGAAGCAAGAGAAAATGATGCTTTGATAAGATTTAGAGTGGATGGAATTTTACGCGAATTTGCTTGTCTTGAAAAAGATATTTATGAGGCTTTGGTTTTTCATATTAAATTTTTATCACAGCTTAATGTTGCAGAATCAAGAAAGGCTCAAGATGGAAATTTTGAGCTTAAAATCAAAGAAAATAGATATGATTTTAGGATTTCATCTTTGCCTTTGCAAAATGGCGAAAGCATTGTGATAAGAATTTTAAAACACAACGAAGAAATTGTGGATTTAGAAAATTTAAATTTGGGCGAAAAAAATCTTACAATTTTAAAAAAAGCCCTATACAACCCTTATGGAATGATTTTACTAACAGGTCCTACAGGAAGTGGAAAAAGTACAAGTTTGTATGCTTGTTTAAATGAGCTAAAAAGTATAGAAAAGAAAATAATTTCTGTGGAAGATCCCATAGAATATAAAATGCCTCTAGTTCAGCAAATTTTGCTAAATCCAAAAGCAGGGCTTGAATTTAATAATGCCCTAAGAGCTATTTTAAGACAAGATCCTGATATTATCATGATAGGAGAAATCAGAGATGAGGAGAGTCTTGATATAGCGATTAAGGCTTCCTTAACAGGACACTTGCTTTTAAGTACCTTGCATACAAATAATGCCATTTCTACCATAGATAGACTCATTGATATGAATGCAAAGCCTTATTTGATCGCTTCTGCTTTAAGAATCATTATTGCCCAGCGTTTAGTGCGCAAACTTTGTCCTAAATGCAAGCAAAAAAGCACTAAGATTTATGAAATAAAAGGTGATTTCTTTGAGGCTAAAGGTTGCGAGCATTGTCATCATAGTGGATATCAAGGTAGGGAGCTTATTAGCGAGTGTTTATATATCGATGAGGAAATAGCTCAAGTTATTAGAGAGGGTGGTTATAAAAATAAAATTTTAGAGCTTGCCAAAGCAAAGGGTTTTCAAAGTATGTTTGAGCAGGGTTTGCAAAAAGCAAAAGAGGGCATAACTAGCATAGATGAGCTTGTAAGGGTGCTTAATGAAGCTTTATGA